Proteins encoded within one genomic window of Platichthys flesus chromosome 13, fPlaFle2.1, whole genome shotgun sequence:
- the LOC133967200 gene encoding protein lifeguard 3-like, with product MSSKEDSPPAYEEAVQQPKYGNYPQQLQHGSPLPPPPSYSPSPGMYPGPPGYWGQEGVYPQGAMWAPAPGFSPTGMATTIPTLSAGVHASNSGDMEDLLSAQWESTSIRHGFIRKVYLILTAQLAVTFSVVGVFTFVDPVRLFVIKYPGVYWASFVVYFLVYCILICCKEPRRRFPCNLILLGVFTLALSYMSGSISSYYETKAVLLAMGITALVCIAVTIFCFQTKVDFTSCGGLLSVAAVLLMIIGIVTAVVLSFQYVPWLHMLYAAIGAVVYTLFLVYNTQLLIGNRELAISPEEYIYGALSLYVDIVHIFLFILQVSGAATD from the exons ATGTCGTCTAAAGAAGACAGTCCTCCAGCTTATGAGGAGGCAGTACAACAGCCGAAGTATGGAAACTAcccccagcagctccagcatgGCTCCCctctcccaccacctccatctTACAGCCCCAGTCCCGGCATGTACCCTGGCCCGCCTGGCTACTGGGGCCAGGAGGGCGTCTACCCGCAGGGCGCCATGTGGGCACCAGCCCCTGGCTTCTCTCCAACCGGGATGGCCACCACAATACCGACTCTGTCTGCTGGAGTGCACGCGTCCAACTCAG gagacatggaggatcTTCTGAGCGCCCAGTGGGAAAGCACGTCTATTCGACATGGCTTCATCAGAAAG GTTTACTTAATTCTCACAGCACAGCTTGCCGTCACCTTCTCAGTCGTTGGCGTCTTCACATTTGT GGACCCAGTGAGGCTGTTTGTCATCAAGTACCCTGGCGTCTACTGGGCATCTTT TGTGGTGTATTTTTTGGTATACTGCATTCTCATCTGTTGCAAAGAGCCGAG gaGACGTTTCCCATGCAATCTTATACTGTTGGGAGTATTT ACTCTcgccttgtcttacatgtctggaTCCATCTCGAG CTATTATGAAACGAAAGCCGTGCTCCTCGCCATGGGAATAACAGCGTTAGTTTGTATAGCTGTCACAATCTTCTGCTTCCAAACCAAG GTGGATTTCACCTCCTGCGGGGGCCTTCTCTCTGTTGCCGCCGTTTTGCTCATGATCATAGGGATTGTTACGGCAGTCGTCCTCTCCTTCCAATAT GTCCCCTGGCTGCATATGCTCTACGCCGCAATTGGAGCCGTCGTTTACACTCTG TTCTTGGTCTACAACACGCAGCTTCTCATTGGGAACCGGGAGTTGGCCATCAGCCCAGAGGAGTACATCTACGGAGCGCTCTCTCTCTACGTGGACATCGttcacatcttcctcttcatccttcaAGTCAGCGGAGCAGCGACTGACTGA